From the Maioricimonas rarisocia genome, one window contains:
- a CDS encoding serine hydrolase domain-containing protein, with product MTRRSFLAAAALAPMLWRSSAADDAADLPDRLTGVAAADAGVVREAVVDFMTRHEVPGLSLALAKDGELKVQGTFGFADRKEQQPVRPDHRFRIASISKPITSVAIFKLIEEDRLSLNDRVFADARLLANYLDGPLAGDEENRQRLETITIAHLLEHTCGGWGNRQRDPMFVREALDLDHAGLIRWVLANRPLDHAPGEEYSYSNFGYCLLGRVIEAVTGMSYEGYVQQTLLKPAGVRAIVVGDRELDKRLPDEVRYYGDGDDPYGRAMDVRRMDSHGGWVASASELVRFGVHVDGNGPPADLLEEATLKAMTTPSSANDGYARGWAVNRANNWWHVGSFNGAASILVRTHHGYNWAVLVNTRRRDGDFIRDLDRLPWQVLRAIRTWPSDDLFRRV from the coding sequence GTGACCCGTCGGTCGTTTCTCGCGGCAGCCGCGCTCGCGCCGATGCTGTGGCGTTCGTCTGCCGCCGATGATGCCGCCGACCTGCCCGATCGCCTGACCGGCGTCGCAGCGGCGGATGCCGGTGTCGTCCGCGAAGCCGTCGTCGACTTCATGACGCGGCACGAGGTTCCCGGACTGTCGCTGGCGCTGGCGAAGGATGGTGAGCTGAAGGTGCAGGGAACGTTCGGGTTTGCCGACCGGAAGGAGCAGCAGCCGGTTCGCCCCGATCACCGGTTCCGCATCGCCAGCATCTCCAAGCCAATCACGAGCGTGGCGATCTTCAAACTGATCGAGGAGGACCGGCTTTCCCTTAATGATCGCGTCTTCGCCGATGCTCGTCTGCTGGCGAATTACCTCGACGGACCGCTGGCCGGCGATGAAGAGAACCGGCAGCGACTCGAAACGATCACGATTGCCCATCTGCTCGAACACACCTGCGGCGGCTGGGGGAACCGTCAGCGGGACCCGATGTTCGTCCGCGAAGCACTCGATCTGGATCACGCCGGACTGATCCGCTGGGTCCTGGCGAATCGTCCCCTCGACCATGCCCCCGGCGAGGAATACAGCTACTCGAACTTCGGCTACTGCCTGCTCGGCCGCGTCATTGAAGCGGTCACCGGCATGTCATACGAAGGGTATGTCCAGCAGACGTTGCTGAAGCCGGCCGGAGTGCGAGCAATCGTGGTGGGAGACCGCGAACTCGACAAGCGACTGCCGGACGAGGTCCGGTATTACGGCGACGGGGATGATCCCTACGGCCGGGCGATGGATGTCAGGCGAATGGACTCGCACGGCGGCTGGGTCGCTTCGGCAAGTGAACTGGTGCGGTTCGGCGTCCATGTCGACGGCAATGGTCCGCCGGCCGATCTTCTCGAAGAGGCGACTCTGAAGGCGATGACGACACCGTCGTCAGCCAACGATGGCTACGCCCGTGGATGGGCCGTCAATCGTGCCAACAACTGGTGGCACGTCGGCTCGTTCAACGGGGCCGCGTCGATCCTGGTACGGACGCACCACGGCTACAACTGGGCGGTCCTGGTGAACACTCGTCGGCGGGACGGGGATTTCATTCGCGATCTCGACCGGTTGCCGTGGCAGGTACTGCGGGCCATCCGCACGTGGCCGTCGGATGATCTGTTTCGCCGGGTGTGA
- a CDS encoding DUF5615 family PIN-like protein, whose product MPSFLANENIPRAATMAARAAGIDIAWFLEEKPGSSDEDVLREAAGRSQIPVTFDKDFGELAFRGGKDVVTGILLLRPKLRSPDHVARFLTNVPQQPISWQGHFVVADGSHLRQVPLL is encoded by the coding sequence ATGCCGAGCTTCCTTGCCAACGAGAACATTCCCCGCGCCGCAACCATGGCGGCTCGCGCTGCCGGCATTGATATTGCTTGGTTTCTCGAAGAAAAGCCGGGCAGCAGCGACGAAGATGTGTTGCGTGAGGCGGCAGGCCGATCCCAGATCCCTGTTACGTTTGACAAGGACTTCGGTGAGCTTGCGTTTCGAGGCGGCAAGGACGTTGTGACGGGCATTCTCCTGTTGCGCCCGAAGTTGAGATCACCGGATCACGTCGCCCGCTTCCTGACGAACGTCCCGCAGCAACCGATCAGCTGGCAAGGTCACTTCGTCGTTGCAGACGGGTCCCACCTCCGGCAGGTGCCCTTGCTGTAG
- a CDS encoding DUF1501 domain-containing protein, protein MLNINAGSLTSLPGGRSSRRTVLQAGGAGLLGLSLPRALAAEELASATGGRAKSVIFLFLFGGPSQLETFDMKPDAPDTIRGPFQPITSRTPGLRICEHLPKTANVSDRFCVIRTMSHTYNDHSGGGHYIQTGHRWDVPIGAGFNATPRDWPSIGSVVEYLGQQRSGGHAATLPSYMVVPNFLGRLQEYKVQLRRPGEYGGWLGRGVDPVTTAVDKRDAGDNPYWRDMTDEELTFQIQGLASGPGLTVERLRRQRSLLEAFDDARSRLGDSTTLDVYDRFQQRALDLVSSERTRTALDLQAEPAALRDRYGRHLFGQSTLMARRLIEAGVRFVTVHYDCVDGYSWDSHRNSSDVQKHLLPTMDQALSALLVDLEQRGLLDETLVVCMGEMGRTPKANASWGRNHWSTLFPAVLAGAGVRGGSVVGETDKDAAYAVTPPTSPEDLAATIYHAMGIDPELRLQEPEGRPVHIVDGGRPLLELFG, encoded by the coding sequence ATGCTGAACATCAACGCCGGTTCACTCACTTCGCTGCCGGGTGGCAGGTCGTCCCGCCGCACCGTTCTTCAGGCAGGAGGGGCCGGCCTCCTGGGGCTCTCGCTTCCCCGCGCGCTTGCCGCGGAGGAACTCGCCAGCGCAACGGGAGGACGCGCGAAGTCGGTGATTTTCCTGTTTCTGTTCGGCGGACCGAGCCAGCTCGAAACGTTCGACATGAAGCCTGATGCACCCGACACGATCCGGGGGCCGTTCCAGCCGATCACCTCGCGAACGCCGGGCCTGCGAATCTGCGAGCACCTGCCGAAAACCGCGAACGTCTCCGACCGGTTCTGTGTGATCCGGACGATGTCGCATACCTACAACGACCACAGCGGCGGCGGGCACTACATCCAGACCGGCCACCGCTGGGATGTGCCGATCGGGGCCGGCTTTAACGCGACACCGCGGGACTGGCCGTCGATCGGTTCGGTCGTGGAGTATCTCGGCCAGCAGCGGTCGGGCGGCCACGCGGCGACGCTGCCCAGCTACATGGTGGTTCCCAACTTCCTCGGGCGGCTGCAGGAGTACAAGGTGCAGCTGCGTCGACCGGGAGAGTACGGCGGCTGGCTGGGCCGCGGCGTCGATCCCGTCACGACCGCCGTCGACAAACGGGATGCCGGCGACAATCCGTACTGGCGGGACATGACGGACGAGGAGCTGACGTTTCAGATCCAGGGGCTGGCGTCCGGCCCGGGACTGACGGTCGAACGACTGCGGCGACAGCGGTCTCTGCTGGAAGCCTTCGACGACGCCCGGTCGCGGCTGGGTGACTCGACGACCCTCGACGTTTACGACCGATTCCAGCAACGGGCACTCGATCTGGTCTCGTCGGAACGGACCCGCACCGCACTCGACCTGCAGGCCGAGCCGGCTGCCCTCCGGGACCGATACGGCCGGCACCTGTTCGGGCAGTCGACGCTGATGGCCCGGCGTCTGATCGAAGCGGGAGTCCGCTTCGTCACGGTGCATTATGACTGCGTCGACGGGTACAGCTGGGATTCACATCGCAACTCGAGCGACGTGCAGAAGCACCTGCTGCCGACGATGGACCAGGCTCTCTCGGCACTACTTGTCGATCTGGAGCAGCGGGGACTGCTCGACGAGACGCTCGTGGTCTGCATGGGAGAAATGGGCCGGACTCCCAAAGCGAACGCCAGTTGGGGACGAAACCACTGGAGCACGCTGTTCCCCGCGGTTCTCGCCGGTGCGGGAGTTCGAGGAGGCTCCGTCGTCGGAGAGACCGACAAGGATGCCGCGTATGCCGTGACGCCGCCGACATCCCCCGAAGACCTGGCCGCCACGATCTACCACGCGATGGGCATCGATCCGGAGCTGCGACTGCAGGAACCGGAAGGGCGCCCGGTTCACATTGTCGACGGCGGACGTCCGCTTCTGGAACTGTTCGGTTAG
- the gltB gene encoding glutamate synthase large subunit produces the protein MQNPFSTKGLTRFPQAHGLYSPDNEHDSCGVGFVAHIKGQASHQIVLDADRILRHMTHRGACGCEENTGDGAGMLTALPDRFLRKVAQNELGITLPETGKYGAGVIFLPKDEAAREEFKGIVNELIATQGQTLLGWRKVPQAPDAADIGPSARDAEPWMEMLFVGATDGLDQDALERQLFVIRKMASHRIRESSHPHALDFYSCTLSTKVIVYKGMLTPAQVMPYFPDLQDEDFESHLAMVHSRFSTNTFPSWDRAQPSRFMAHNGEINTLKGNANWMFARQGAMESNLFGDDLKKLFPIIEKHCSDSGNFDNAMEFLYHSGRKLQEVAMMMIPEAWQNHHDMPEDKRAFYEFHSALQEPWDGPASVSFTDGQFIGASLDRNGLRPSRYYVTHDDKVIMASEVGVLDVEPDNVKIKGRLQPGKMFLVDFAQGRLIPDEELKGDVASRRPYNEWLQRQRVDLGELVGHWDESRKESNGEHAIPRLQGDALLEQMQAFGYTTETLQFMLIPLLNAKKDPIYSMGDDASLACLSDQPRLLYDYFKQLFAQVTNPAIDSIREEVIMSLECYIGPEGNLLDTNEEQAHRLRVPHPILTDEELAAIRSLDGYRGWKTKTIDITWAKADGHKGLPEALERICQEAEQAIADGYSLVVLSDRNCGPDRVPVSSLLACGAVHHHLVRNELRTRIGIVLESGEAREVHHFCLLTGYGADAINPYLAFEAIRDAKDHGNLKESFTEEKIVATYREGVRKGMLKVMGKMGISTLQSYKGAQIFEALGLADEVINKCFRGTPSRIKGVGFEILAEEQLRRHEQGFPSRHESHQLPVLPNQGLVHWRHGGEKHGWNPFTIAEIQQAARAGDKDAYARFAKMVNEGDQRQGTLRGLLRFKKAEPIPIEEVEPVSEILKRFCTGAMSYGSISAESHEALAVAMNRVGGKSNTGEGGEDYERFAPMPNGDSKRSSIKQVASGRFGVTSWYLTNADEHQIKISQGAKPGEGGELPGHKVDKIIAATRHSTPGVGLISPPPHHDIYSIEDLAQLIFDLKNSNPSAGISVKLVSEVGVGTIASGVAKGHADKILISGDGGGTGASPLTSIKHAGLPWELGIAETHQTLVMNDLRSRVKLETDGQIRTGRDVAIACLLGAEEFGLATAPLITLGCIMMRKCHLNTCPVGIATQDPELRKKFSGQPDHVVNYLFMVAEECREIMASLGIRTINEMVGRSDLLEWNSDVDHWKAKHLDLTPVLTPALKPHENVGTHCEISQNHGLEETLDQTLLIPQCREAIDKAEPITLDVDIQNIDRAFATTLSHEVSKKWGPQGMPEDTIRLRCRGSAGQSVAAWAAHGVTVEVIGDANDYCGKGLSGGKLIVYPAEGSSFVPEENIIIGNVALYGATEGEAYFRGMAAERFCVRNSGASAVVEGVGDHGCEYMTGGRVVILGSTGRNFAAGMSGGTAWVYAPDRDAFRMNCNLELVDLESVEDIDLAAELRELIEKHHRYTGSTVAEAILNDWDSELKNFVQVMPRDYKRALEELKAAAAADAAGEESPELAESH, from the coding sequence ATGCAGAATCCATTTTCGACCAAGGGACTGACCCGGTTCCCCCAGGCGCACGGTCTGTATTCTCCAGACAACGAACATGACTCCTGCGGAGTCGGTTTCGTCGCCCACATCAAGGGGCAGGCGTCGCACCAGATCGTGCTCGACGCCGACCGGATCCTGCGGCACATGACGCACCGTGGGGCCTGCGGCTGCGAAGAGAACACCGGGGACGGTGCCGGCATGTTGACCGCGCTCCCCGACCGCTTCCTCCGCAAGGTGGCTCAGAACGAACTGGGCATCACTCTGCCGGAAACCGGCAAGTACGGGGCGGGCGTGATCTTCCTCCCGAAGGACGAAGCGGCCCGTGAGGAATTCAAGGGAATCGTCAACGAGCTGATCGCCACGCAGGGGCAGACGCTGCTCGGCTGGCGGAAGGTCCCGCAGGCTCCCGATGCCGCCGACATCGGTCCCTCCGCCCGCGATGCCGAACCGTGGATGGAAATGCTGTTCGTCGGGGCCACCGACGGTCTCGATCAGGACGCGCTGGAGCGTCAGCTGTTCGTGATCCGCAAGATGGCCAGCCACCGCATCCGCGAGAGCAGCCATCCGCACGCCCTCGATTTCTACTCCTGCACCCTTTCGACGAAGGTCATCGTCTACAAGGGAATGCTGACCCCCGCGCAGGTCATGCCGTACTTCCCCGACCTGCAGGACGAAGACTTCGAGTCGCACCTGGCGATGGTGCACAGCCGGTTCTCGACCAACACCTTTCCGTCGTGGGACCGGGCTCAGCCCAGCCGGTTCATGGCTCACAACGGCGAAATCAACACCCTCAAGGGGAACGCCAACTGGATGTTCGCCCGCCAGGGGGCGATGGAGTCGAACCTGTTCGGGGACGATCTGAAGAAACTGTTCCCAATCATCGAGAAGCACTGCAGCGACTCGGGTAACTTCGACAACGCCATGGAATTCCTGTACCACTCCGGTCGGAAGCTCCAGGAAGTGGCGATGATGATGATTCCCGAAGCCTGGCAGAATCATCACGACATGCCCGAAGACAAGCGGGCGTTCTACGAGTTCCATTCCGCCCTGCAGGAACCTTGGGACGGCCCCGCGAGCGTCTCGTTCACCGATGGCCAGTTCATTGGTGCCAGCCTCGACCGTAACGGCCTGCGTCCCAGCCGCTACTACGTCACCCACGACGACAAGGTCATCATGGCCAGCGAAGTGGGCGTGCTCGACGTCGAGCCGGACAACGTCAAGATCAAGGGCCGCCTGCAGCCGGGCAAGATGTTCCTGGTCGACTTCGCACAGGGTCGCCTGATTCCCGACGAAGAACTCAAGGGAGACGTTGCCAGCCGCCGTCCGTACAACGAGTGGCTGCAACGGCAACGGGTCGATCTGGGTGAACTGGTCGGTCACTGGGACGAGTCCCGCAAGGAATCGAACGGCGAACACGCGATCCCACGGCTGCAGGGAGACGCCCTGCTCGAGCAGATGCAGGCGTTCGGTTACACGACCGAAACGCTGCAGTTCATGCTCATTCCGCTGCTGAACGCCAAGAAGGATCCCATCTACTCGATGGGTGACGACGCGTCGCTGGCCTGCCTGTCGGACCAGCCGCGGCTGCTCTACGACTACTTCAAGCAGCTCTTCGCCCAGGTGACCAACCCCGCGATCGACTCGATCCGCGAAGAAGTCATCATGTCGCTGGAGTGCTACATCGGACCGGAAGGAAACCTGCTCGATACCAACGAAGAGCAGGCCCACCGGCTCCGCGTCCCGCATCCGATTCTCACCGACGAGGAACTGGCGGCGATCCGCAGCCTCGACGGCTATCGGGGCTGGAAGACGAAGACGATCGACATCACGTGGGCCAAGGCGGACGGACACAAGGGCCTGCCCGAAGCCCTCGAGCGGATCTGCCAGGAAGCCGAACAGGCGATCGCCGACGGCTACAGCCTCGTCGTGCTGTCCGACCGTAACTGCGGCCCGGACCGTGTTCCTGTCAGCTCGCTGCTGGCCTGCGGTGCGGTGCACCATCACCTCGTCCGCAACGAGCTGCGGACGCGGATCGGCATTGTCCTCGAGTCGGGTGAAGCCCGCGAAGTGCATCACTTCTGCCTGCTGACCGGTTACGGGGCGGATGCCATCAACCCGTACCTGGCCTTCGAAGCGATCCGGGATGCCAAGGACCATGGCAACCTCAAGGAAAGCTTCACCGAAGAGAAGATCGTCGCCACTTACCGCGAGGGTGTCCGTAAGGGCATGCTCAAGGTGATGGGCAAGATGGGCATCTCGACGCTGCAGAGCTACAAGGGAGCCCAGATCTTCGAAGCACTCGGACTGGCCGACGAAGTCATCAACAAGTGCTTCCGGGGTACGCCCAGCCGCATCAAGGGTGTCGGCTTCGAGATCCTCGCCGAAGAACAGCTCCGCCGGCACGAGCAGGGTTTCCCGAGCCGTCACGAATCGCACCAGCTGCCGGTCCTGCCCAACCAGGGTCTGGTCCACTGGCGTCATGGCGGTGAGAAGCACGGCTGGAACCCGTTCACGATTGCCGAGATCCAGCAGGCGGCCCGCGCCGGCGACAAGGACGCCTACGCCCGCTTCGCCAAGATGGTCAACGAGGGCGATCAGCGACAGGGGACACTTCGCGGCCTGCTGCGGTTCAAGAAGGCCGAGCCGATCCCGATCGAAGAGGTTGAACCGGTCAGCGAGATCCTCAAGCGGTTCTGCACCGGTGCGATGAGCTACGGCTCCATCTCGGCCGAGTCGCACGAAGCTCTGGCAGTCGCCATGAACCGTGTCGGCGGCAAGAGCAACACCGGCGAAGGAGGCGAAGACTACGAGCGGTTCGCTCCCATGCCGAACGGCGACAGCAAGCGGTCGTCGATCAAGCAGGTGGCCAGCGGCCGCTTCGGCGTGACATCCTGGTACCTCACCAATGCCGACGAGCACCAGATCAAGATCTCGCAGGGTGCCAAGCCGGGCGAAGGTGGCGAGCTGCCCGGCCACAAGGTGGACAAGATCATTGCGGCGACCCGGCATTCCACGCCGGGCGTCGGTCTGATCAGCCCTCCGCCGCACCACGACATCTACTCGATCGAAGATCTGGCCCAGCTAATCTTCGATCTGAAGAACTCCAACCCGTCGGCCGGCATCAGCGTCAAGCTGGTCTCCGAGGTGGGTGTGGGAACGATTGCCTCCGGTGTGGCGAAGGGACATGCCGACAAGATTCTGATCTCGGGCGACGGCGGCGGTACCGGTGCCTCCCCGCTGACGTCGATCAAGCACGCCGGTCTGCCGTGGGAGCTCGGCATCGCCGAAACTCACCAGACGCTCGTGATGAACGATCTTCGCAGCCGCGTGAAGCTCGAGACGGACGGTCAGATCCGGACCGGCCGGGATGTCGCGATCGCCTGTCTGCTCGGTGCCGAGGAGTTCGGTCTGGCCACCGCACCGCTGATCACCCTCGGGTGCATCATGATGCGGAAGTGTCACCTGAACACCTGCCCGGTCGGGATCGCGACGCAGGATCCGGAACTTCGCAAGAAGTTCTCCGGCCAGCCGGACCACGTGGTCAACTACCTGTTCATGGTCGCCGAAGAGTGCCGTGAGATCATGGCGTCCCTCGGCATCCGCACCATCAACGAGATGGTTGGCCGCAGCGATCTGCTGGAATGGAACAGCGACGTCGACCACTGGAAAGCGAAGCACCTGGATCTCACGCCGGTTCTGACGCCCGCGCTGAAGCCGCACGAGAACGTCGGCACCCACTGCGAGATCTCACAGAACCATGGTCTGGAAGAGACGCTGGATCAGACGCTGTTGATTCCGCAGTGTCGAGAAGCGATCGACAAGGCCGAGCCGATCACGCTCGATGTCGATATCCAGAACATCGACCGTGCCTTCGCCACGACGCTCAGCCACGAGGTGTCGAAGAAGTGGGGCCCGCAGGGGATGCCCGAAGACACCATCCGGCTGCGGTGCCGCGGTTCGGCCGGACAGTCGGTCGCCGCCTGGGCCGCGCACGGCGTGACGGTCGAAGTGATTGGCGACGCCAACGACTACTGCGGCAAAGGACTTTCGGGCGGCAAGCTGATCGTCTACCCGGCCGAAGGAAGCTCGTTCGTTCCGGAAGAGAACATCATCATCGGTAACGTGGCCCTGTACGGGGCGACCGAAGGGGAAGCGTACTTCCGCGGGATGGCGGCCGAACGGTTCTGCGTGCGGAACTCCGGTGCGTCGGCCGTCGTCGAAGGCGTCGGCGATCATGGCTGCGAATACATGACCGGTGGCCGTGTCGTCATCCTCGGATCGACGGGACGCAACTTCGCGGCCGGCATGTCCGGCGGAACGGCGTGGGTCTATGCCCCCGACCGGGATGCCTTCCGGATGAACTGCAACCTCGAACTGGTCGACCTCGAATCGGTCGAGGACATCGATCTTGCTGCCGAACTTCGGGAGCTGATCGAGAAGCATCACCGGTACACCGGCTCGACTGTCGCCGAAGCGATCCTCAACGACTGGGACTCCGAGCTCAAGAACTTCGTACAGGTGATGCCGCGCGACTACAAGCGTGCACTCGAAGAACTCAAGGCGGCGGCCGCCGCCGACGCTGCCGGTGAGGAATCGCCGGAACTGGCCGAAAGCCACTAG
- a CDS encoding glutamate synthase subunit beta, whose translation MGKPTGFKEFPRQTAHERGPLVRLSDWNEFAEPMSEDDLQHQGARCMDCGIPFCHTGDILAGAAAGCPVHNLIPEWNDLIYHGAWQEALDRLHKTNNFPEFTGRVCPAPCEGSCTLGINEPAVAIKTIERAIIDRGWEEGWVVPNPPTERTGKKVAIVGSGPAGLAAAAQLNSAGHECTVYERADRIGGLLMYGIPNMKLEKHLVERRITLLEEEGVKFVVNTEIGKDISANELMDQFDAVIMATGATVPNDFFAKTPGRDLNGIHFAMEFLHANTKSLLDSEHKDGNYISAKDKHVIVIGGGDTGNDCLGTSLRHGCKSLINFEIVPQPPAERAANNPWPQWPRIFRVDYGHAEAAAKFDYTTDSNKTLPNDPREFCIQTTEFIGDGKGNLKAIRTTDVDWSKPNNGAPFTPVPGSEREWPADLCFLALGFRGPEQIIAEQLGLETDPRSNFKADYGKYATNIEGVFAAGDCRRGQSLIVWAINEGREAARECDRYLMGVSQLP comes from the coding sequence ATGGGTAAGCCAACCGGATTCAAGGAATTCCCCCGTCAGACGGCCCACGAGCGGGGCCCGCTGGTTCGCCTGAGCGACTGGAACGAGTTCGCCGAGCCGATGAGCGAGGACGACCTCCAGCATCAGGGTGCCCGCTGCATGGACTGCGGCATTCCGTTCTGCCACACCGGCGACATCCTCGCGGGTGCTGCCGCCGGCTGCCCGGTGCATAACCTCATTCCCGAGTGGAACGATCTGATCTACCACGGGGCCTGGCAGGAAGCCCTGGACCGTCTGCACAAGACGAACAACTTCCCCGAATTCACCGGTCGCGTCTGTCCCGCTCCGTGCGAAGGCTCCTGTACGCTGGGGATCAACGAGCCGGCCGTCGCCATCAAGACGATCGAACGGGCCATTATCGACCGCGGGTGGGAAGAAGGCTGGGTTGTCCCGAACCCGCCGACCGAGCGGACCGGCAAGAAGGTCGCCATCGTCGGCTCCGGCCCGGCCGGTCTGGCCGCCGCCGCCCAGCTCAACTCTGCCGGGCACGAATGCACCGTCTACGAGCGGGCCGACCGCATCGGCGGACTGCTGATGTACGGCATCCCCAACATGAAGCTCGAAAAGCATCTCGTCGAGCGCCGCATCACGCTGCTCGAAGAGGAGGGGGTCAAGTTCGTCGTCAACACCGAGATCGGCAAGGACATCTCGGCCAACGAACTCATGGACCAGTTCGACGCGGTCATCATGGCGACCGGTGCGACGGTTCCCAACGACTTCTTCGCGAAGACGCCCGGCCGGGATCTCAATGGCATTCACTTCGCGATGGAGTTCCTGCACGCCAACACGAAGAGTCTGCTCGACTCCGAGCACAAGGACGGCAACTATATCTCCGCGAAGGACAAGCACGTCATCGTCATCGGTGGTGGCGACACCGGTAACGACTGCCTGGGAACGAGCCTGCGGCACGGCTGCAAGAGCCTGATCAACTTCGAGATCGTGCCGCAGCCACCAGCCGAACGGGCCGCCAACAACCCCTGGCCGCAGTGGCCGCGAATCTTCCGCGTTGACTACGGTCACGCCGAAGCTGCCGCGAAGTTCGATTACACGACGGACTCGAACAAGACGCTGCCGAACGACCCCCGCGAGTTCTGCATCCAGACGACGGAGTTCATCGGGGACGGCAAGGGCAACCTCAAGGCGATTCGCACGACCGACGTCGACTGGTCGAAGCCGAACAACGGGGCACCGTTCACCCCTGTCCCCGGCAGTGAACGCGAGTGGCCGGCCGACCTCTGCTTTCTGGCACTCGGTTTCCGCGGTCCCGAGCAGATCATCGCCGAACAGCTTGGACTGGAAACCGATCCCCGGTCGAACTTCAAGGCGGACTACGGCAAGTACGCCACGAACATCGAAGGCGTGTTTGCCGCCGGCGACTGCCGCCGCGGCCAGAGCCTGATCGTCTGGGCCA
- a CDS encoding DUF433 domain-containing protein: MSWHDRNIVDERILSGKPVITGKRIAVEFVIELHAEGWTHDQILQNYPQLTEEDIRAALGYAAARLKSEEAYPLPAP; the protein is encoded by the coding sequence ATGTCCTGGCACGATCGCAATATCGTCGACGAGCGGATTCTCTCGGGGAAACCGGTCATCACGGGAAAGCGCATCGCGGTCGAGTTCGTTATTGAACTGCACGCCGAAGGCTGGACGCACGATCAGATTCTCCAAAACTATCCGCAGCTGACCGAGGAGGACATTCGTGCTGCGCTGGGGTACGCGGCAGCTCGCCTGAAATCGGAGGAAGCCTATCCGCTTCCCGCTCCCTGA
- a CDS encoding LysR family transcriptional regulator → MHLRTVEIFCDIVTHRSFSKAAEARKISQPAASQAIQHLEERLGVSLIDRSKRPLELTPAGQVYFEGCRNLLDEYREIEDRVLSLQGKVTGRVRVAAIYSVGLLQMAAYVHRFEQTYPDVDLQLDYLHPDEVYAGIRRDEADLGIVSFPRDGGDVACIPWQDQEMGLVVPPGHRLADEEQVDLGEIDGEPFVGFTTDLIIRRETDRLLKRHRVSVKVVHQFDNVENIKRAVEIGAGISILPLPTARRESQAGTIRALSLRDVEFKRPLGIIHRRQKHLLTAAEKFVEVLHEELGLDHPHTTLVPVEHGV, encoded by the coding sequence ATGCACCTGCGGACCGTCGAAATCTTCTGCGACATCGTTACGCACCGCAGCTTTTCCAAGGCTGCGGAGGCGCGGAAGATCTCGCAGCCGGCGGCCAGTCAGGCGATTCAGCACCTGGAAGAACGGCTGGGCGTTTCGCTGATCGACCGCTCCAAGCGACCGCTCGAACTCACCCCCGCCGGCCAGGTCTATTTCGAAGGGTGCCGGAATCTGCTCGACGAGTACCGCGAGATCGAAGATCGCGTGCTCTCGCTGCAGGGGAAGGTGACCGGTCGGGTCCGCGTCGCAGCGATCTATTCGGTGGGTCTGCTGCAGATGGCAGCCTACGTGCATCGTTTCGAGCAGACCTATCCGGACGTGGATCTGCAGCTCGACTACCTGCACCCGGACGAGGTGTACGCCGGCATCCGCCGCGACGAAGCCGACCTGGGCATTGTTTCGTTTCCGCGTGACGGCGGGGACGTTGCCTGTATCCCATGGCAGGATCAGGAGATGGGGCTGGTTGTCCCGCCCGGGCACCGGTTGGCGGACGAGGAGCAGGTCGACCTGGGCGAGATTGACGGCGAACCGTTTGTCGGATTCACGACCGATCTGATCATCCGTCGCGAAACGGATCGGCTCTTGAAGCGACACCGGGTATCTGTCAAAGTCGTACATCAGTTTGATAACGTCGAGAACATCAAACGCGCGGTGGAGATCGGTGCGGGCATTTCGATTCTGCCCCTGCCCACCGCACGACGCGAATCACAGGCGGGCACCATCAGGGCCCTGTCCTTGAGAGACGTTGAGTTCAAGCGGCCTCTGGGAATCATCCACAGGCGTCAAAAGCATCTGTTGACCGCGGCCGAGAAGTTCGTCGAAGTGCTGCATGAGGAACTCGGCCTCGATCACCCGCACACTACCCTCGTGCCAGTAGAGCACGGAGTCTGA